A stretch of the Poseidonibacter parvus genome encodes the following:
- a CDS encoding flagellar assembly protein FliW, with translation MYKIELPLLGFENIKELNIKTIDNNFSTLILNENKKLNINIVDISYFKKMNFNFNIDDEVLKKLHIHEQKDFKIYFCVVMQNPIEDSIVNLAAPILINEKHKLIGQYVIKNKIPKLLTTLKDNIL, from the coding sequence ATGTATAAAATAGAACTACCACTATTAGGTTTTGAAAATATTAAAGAATTAAATATAAAAACTATTGATAATAATTTTTCCACTTTAATTTTAAATGAAAATAAAAAACTAAATATAAACATTGTAGATATATCTTATTTTAAAAAAATGAATTTTAATTTTAATATTGATGATGAAGTATTAAAAAAACTACATATACATGAACAAAAAGATTTTAAAATATACTTTTGTGTTGTAATGCAAAATCCAATTGAAGACTCAATTGTAAATTTAGCAGCACCTATTTTAATAAATGAAAAACATAAATTAATAGGTCAATATGTTATTAAAAATAAAATACCTAAGTTACTTACAACTTTAAAAGATAACATACTTTAA
- the holA gene encoding DNA polymerase III subunit delta — translation MYKNEFDNHLRQNKKFNAYMFYGQSTYLVELYTNIVATSLGLADEIEKLYFDEYDFKYAKDKLLQSSLFSSNNILLIKCEKKLPKKEVDALIDACNTNMDSTVIFSCMGDGDFKTMEKSFTAKTNSAVVRMFAPNDNEAVRLLENEAKKHNINYEMSALNHLYFMHKNDLSLCINDLSKLAILEEKITSNIINTHCFGIGIVSFEDFLHNLLSGKDISNDLNLLLEEGVNEVFLVTQVTSFVQQLFLIASYARAYGAPNPKEILGFIPPKAVWEKKSKLAINIKPQMFQEMLEFLLNLELELKSSKIDNTNLYLQATLRKFTVLFG, via the coding sequence ATGTATAAAAACGAATTTGATAATCATTTAAGACAAAATAAGAAATTTAATGCCTACATGTTTTATGGACAGTCAACATATTTAGTTGAACTTTACACTAATATTGTTGCTACTTCACTTGGTTTGGCTGATGAGATTGAAAAATTATATTTTGATGAATATGATTTTAAATATGCAAAAGATAAACTTCTTCAATCTTCACTATTCTCATCTAATAATATTCTATTAATAAAGTGCGAGAAAAAACTTCCAAAAAAAGAAGTTGATGCTTTAATCGATGCTTGCAATACAAACATGGATAGCACAGTTATTTTTTCATGTATGGGAGATGGTGATTTTAAAACTATGGAAAAGAGTTTTACAGCTAAAACAAACTCTGCAGTTGTAAGAATGTTTGCTCCAAATGACAATGAAGCAGTAAGACTTTTAGAAAATGAAGCAAAAAAACATAATATAAATTATGAAATGTCTGCATTAAATCACTTATACTTTATGCATAAAAATGATTTATCATTATGTATAAATGATTTATCAAAACTTGCAATTTTAGAAGAAAAGATAACATCTAATATAATAAATACGCATTGTTTTGGAATAGGAATAGTCTCTTTTGAAGATTTCTTACATAATTTATTATCAGGAAAAGATATAAGTAATGATTTGAACTTATTACTAGAAGAGGGTGTAAATGAAGTGTTTTTAGTTACTCAAGTTACATCATTTGTACAGCAATTGTTTTTGATAGCATCATATGCAAGAGCATATGGAGCTCCTAATCCAAAAGAAATTTTAGGTTTTATTCCTCCTAAAGCTGTTTGGGAAAAAAAATCAAAACTAGCTATTAATATAAAACCTCAGATGTTCCAAGAGATGTTAGAGTTTCTTTTAAATTTAGAGTTAGAATTAAAAAGTTCTAAAATTGATAACACTAATTTATATTTACAAGCAACTCTAAGAAAGTTTACAGTTTTATTTGGATAA
- the rpsF gene encoding 30S ribosomal protein S6 — protein sequence MSKLKHYETMFIVKPTLTEEETVAQIDAVKATIEKNGGEIAACDDMGSQQLAYEIEKNKRGYYFVIYFKGEPAGLAEIERNYRINENIMRFIFIKYENKKEIAAWTKMSDAAAAKAAK from the coding sequence ATGTCTAAATTAAAACATTACGAAACAATGTTTATTGTTAAGCCTACATTAACTGAAGAAGAAACTGTAGCACAAATCGATGCTGTTAAAGCAACAATTGAAAAGAATGGTGGAGAAATCGCTGCATGCGACGATATGGGTTCTCAGCAATTAGCTTACGAAATTGAAAAAAATAAAAGAGGTTACTACTTCGTTATTTATTTCAAAGGTGAACCAGCTGGACTTGCTGAAATCGAAAGAAACTATAGAATCAATGAAAATATCATGAGATTCATTTTCATTAAATATGAAAATAAAAAAGAAATTGCTGCATGGACAAAAATGAGTGATGCTGCTGCTGCAAAAGCTGCTAAGTAG
- the ilvC gene encoding ketol-acid reductoisomerase encodes MALDVYYDKDCNIDLVKSKKVAMIGFGSQGHAHAENLRDSGVEVVVGLRKNGASWAKAEAKGFEVKTVAEATAISDIVMILLPDENQADIYKNEIEANLKDGATVAFGHGFNIHYGRIAPAKNINVMMVAPKAPGHTVRSEFVKGGGIPDLIAIHQDASGTTKELALSYASAIGGGRTAIIETTFKDETETDLFGEQAVLCGGATALVQAGFETLTEAGYDPQMAYFECLHELKLIVDLMFEGGIADMRYSISNTAEYGDYIAGKRIINDESKAAMRELLKEIQDGRFAKDFILEGQAGYPRMNAERNNQRETLIEKTGVELREMMPWIAANKIVQQDKN; translated from the coding sequence ATGGCATTAGACGTATACTATGATAAAGATTGTAATATTGATTTAGTTAAATCAAAAAAAGTAGCAATGATTGGTTTTGGATCACAAGGTCACGCACACGCAGAAAACTTAAGAGATTCTGGAGTTGAAGTTGTTGTTGGTTTAAGAAAAAATGGAGCTTCATGGGCTAAAGCTGAAGCTAAAGGTTTTGAAGTTAAAACTGTTGCAGAAGCAACTGCTATTTCTGATATCGTAATGATTTTATTACCAGATGAAAATCAAGCTGATATTTACAAAAATGAAATCGAAGCTAACTTAAAAGATGGTGCTACTGTAGCATTTGGACATGGTTTTAATATCCATTATGGAAGAATTGCACCTGCAAAAAACATCAATGTAATGATGGTAGCTCCAAAAGCTCCAGGTCATACTGTAAGATCTGAATTTGTTAAAGGTGGAGGAATTCCAGATTTAATTGCAATTCACCAAGATGCAAGTGGAACAACTAAAGAATTAGCATTATCTTATGCTTCAGCAATTGGTGGTGGTAGAACTGCAATTATTGAAACAACTTTCAAAGATGAAACTGAAACTGATTTATTCGGAGAGCAAGCTGTATTATGTGGTGGTGCTACTGCATTAGTTCAAGCAGGTTTTGAAACATTAACTGAAGCTGGATATGATCCACAAATGGCATACTTCGAATGTTTACATGAGTTAAAATTAATCGTTGACTTAATGTTTGAAGGTGGAATCGCTGATATGAGATATTCAATTTCAAATACTGCTGAATACGGTGATTATATTGCTGGTAAAAGAATCATCAATGATGAGTCAAAAGCAGCTATGAGAGAATTATTAAAAGAAATTCAAGATGGTAGATTTGCAAAAGACTTTATCTTAGAAGGTCAAGCAGGATACCCAAGAATGAATGCTGAAAGAAATAATCAAAGAGAAACACTAATTGAAAAAACTGGTGTTGAACTTAGAGAAATGATGCCTTGGATTGCAGCGAATAAAATCGTTCAACAAGACAAAAACTAA
- a CDS encoding RNB domain-containing ribonuclease, translated as MLKELFKKIQSADKTYNKTELIEIEKFIKKGIVIKLDDETYELNSKYKVAIVNVGKNLVILEDLISEHKNIKIEFDQLNGAYNGDLVLAKRVFNPRSRVKANIIEVLDGKKNDILVYIKEKSFYTVKENIKLENKGASSYEEGEVLLVDNKSIELIKSLGNIADPKIDELISLHLYNEVIRTQKPLEVDAKMNDENQRVDLTHLPFCTIDPNSAKDHDDAIYYDKDEEVLYVAIADVSYFVKEGSALDKLAFLKSTSIYLPGKVLPMLPNELSEEMCSLKEGVDRYSYVFKIQLDLKNKCAKKSQLFEAIINSHRKYSYGRIDRVLEGKLDQYGDVDKTIFDYILPLYEITKNFRAKRLENGYDFRTTELRQKLKNFKIVSVDSESSTASHQLIEECMLLANIEASKKVNNVGIYRIHEEPSLKAISRLVDDVNILGVKVKVQNDVHDTITHIQKKAKASMMSEEIDELIIQSQTQAKYSSKNLGHFGLGFSSYSHFTSPIRRYSDLVLHRILKSKQTPKNIDEICEHISLNERKVAQLVWDYEDRKYARWANDNIGSEIKVKIVDTDRNRAVSYDTISGLKVTIDNMKGQKLFTKLRVKIKEVDIITKQVICSVKY; from the coding sequence TTGCTAAAAGAGCTTTTTAAAAAGATACAAAGTGCAGATAAGACATATAATAAAACTGAATTAATCGAAATAGAAAAGTTTATTAAAAAAGGTATTGTCATTAAATTAGATGATGAAACTTATGAACTTAATTCAAAATATAAAGTCGCAATTGTTAATGTTGGAAAAAACTTAGTAATACTTGAAGATTTAATAAGTGAACATAAAAACATAAAAATAGAGTTTGATCAATTAAATGGAGCTTATAATGGTGACTTAGTATTAGCAAAAAGAGTTTTTAATCCAAGGTCAAGAGTAAAAGCTAATATCATTGAAGTTTTAGATGGAAAGAAAAATGATATTTTAGTTTATATAAAAGAGAAATCTTTTTATACTGTAAAAGAAAATATCAAATTAGAAAATAAAGGTGCATCTTCATATGAAGAAGGTGAGGTTTTATTAGTTGATAATAAATCTATTGAACTAATAAAAAGTTTAGGAAATATTGCTGATCCAAAAATAGATGAACTTATCTCTTTACATTTATATAATGAAGTAATAAGAACACAAAAACCTTTAGAAGTTGACGCAAAAATGAATGATGAAAATCAAAGAGTTGATTTAACACATTTACCTTTTTGTACAATTGACCCAAATTCTGCAAAAGATCACGATGATGCTATTTATTATGATAAAGATGAAGAAGTTTTATATGTAGCAATTGCTGATGTTTCTTATTTTGTAAAAGAGGGAAGTGCTTTAGATAAATTAGCATTTTTAAAATCAACTTCAATTTATTTGCCAGGAAAAGTTTTACCAATGCTTCCAAATGAATTAAGTGAAGAGATGTGTTCACTAAAAGAAGGAGTTGACAGATACTCTTATGTTTTTAAAATCCAATTAGATTTAAAAAATAAATGTGCTAAAAAATCACAACTTTTTGAAGCTATTATAAATTCACATAGAAAATATTCCTATGGAAGAATAGATAGAGTTCTTGAAGGTAAATTGGATCAATATGGAGATGTAGATAAAACAATATTTGATTATATATTACCTTTATATGAAATTACTAAAAACTTTAGAGCTAAAAGATTAGAAAATGGTTATGACTTTAGAACTACAGAATTGCGACAAAAACTTAAAAACTTCAAAATCGTATCAGTTGATAGTGAAAGTTCAACTGCTTCTCATCAATTAATCGAGGAGTGTATGCTTTTAGCAAATATTGAAGCTAGTAAAAAAGTTAATAATGTAGGAATTTATAGAATTCATGAAGAGCCATCTTTAAAAGCAATTTCAAGATTAGTTGATGATGTAAATATTTTAGGTGTAAAAGTAAAAGTACAAAATGATGTTCATGATACAATTACACATATTCAGAAAAAAGCAAAAGCTTCAATGATGAGTGAAGAGATTGATGAACTTATTATTCAATCACAAACTCAAGCAAAATATAGCTCAAAAAATCTAGGTCACTTTGGTTTAGGTTTTTCTTCATATTCTCACTTTACATCTCCAATTAGAAGATATTCGGATTTAGTTTTACATAGAATTTTAAAATCAAAGCAAACTCCAAAAAATATTGATGAAATTTGTGAGCATATCTCTTTAAATGAAAGAAAAGTAGCTCAATTAGTTTGGGATTATGAAGATAGAAAATATGCACGTTGGGCAAATGATAATATTGGAAGTGAAATAAAAGTAAAAATAGTAGATACTGATAGAAATAGGGCAGTTTCATATGATACTATTTCTGGATTAAAAGTGACTATTGATAATATGAAAGGTCAGAAACTTTTCACAAAATTAAGAGTAAAAATTAAAGAGGTTGATATTATTACTAAACAAGTAATATGTTCGGTTAAATATTAA
- a CDS encoding divergent polysaccharide deacetylase family protein, with protein MSNKKTKRKTKKSSQVSKSKLAKIFLLIFLFAFIASGLSYFIMKNENSNKTINNDILKSEKKEITELKKFQNEKLDEYFDKLETPKEKFEELTEELKKDYDQHEKEDHQTVKENKEPKKVVKKETPKKEPSPKENQVIKKEPVKQKPKSTVKTKKETYHYNKKNKAKIAIVIDDVSSSKQKKAILDIGYDVTMAFLPPQKGHINSAKIAQDQKVHMIHFPMQAGPGFKSTEKITLTINDSYAKIEGIVKNLRKWYPNAVYTNNHTGSVFTQNDAAMDKLFRALKKYNFIFVDSRTSAKSVAKKYALKYGMPYIVRNTFLDNKKDYDYIQNQLKKAIKIAKKRGYAIAIGHPHSMTIKVLRESKHLLKDVEPIFINKLPYL; from the coding sequence ATGAGTAATAAAAAAACTAAACGAAAAACTAAAAAATCATCACAAGTTTCAAAATCTAAATTAGCAAAGATTTTCCTACTAATATTTTTATTTGCATTTATAGCTAGTGGCTTAAGCTATTTTATAATGAAAAATGAGAATTCAAATAAAACTATTAATAATGACATTCTAAAATCAGAAAAAAAAGAAATTACTGAACTCAAAAAATTCCAAAATGAAAAACTAGATGAATATTTTGATAAGCTTGAAACACCAAAAGAAAAATTTGAAGAATTAACAGAAGAGTTAAAAAAAGATTACGATCAACATGAAAAAGAAGATCATCAAACAGTAAAAGAAAATAAAGAACCTAAAAAAGTAGTAAAAAAAGAAACACCTAAAAAAGAACCCTCACCAAAAGAAAACCAAGTAATAAAAAAAGAACCTGTAAAACAAAAACCTAAATCTACTGTAAAAACTAAAAAAGAAACTTATCATTATAACAAAAAGAATAAAGCAAAAATTGCTATTGTAATTGATGATGTAAGTAGTAGCAAACAGAAGAAAGCAATTTTAGATATTGGTTACGATGTTACAATGGCTTTTCTTCCCCCTCAAAAAGGTCATATAAATTCTGCAAAAATAGCACAAGACCAAAAAGTACATATGATACATTTTCCAATGCAAGCAGGACCTGGATTTAAATCAACAGAAAAAATCACTTTAACAATAAATGATTCTTATGCAAAAATTGAAGGAATTGTGAAAAACTTACGAAAATGGTATCCAAATGCTGTATATACAAATAATCATACAGGTTCAGTATTTACCCAAAATGATGCTGCTATGGACAAACTATTTCGTGCATTAAAAAAATACAACTTTATTTTTGTGGATAGTAGAACAAGTGCTAAATCAGTTGCAAAAAAATATGCTTTAAAATATGGTATGCCTTATATCGTAAGAAATACTTTTTTAGACAATAAAAAAGATTATGATTACATTCAAAATCAACTTAAAAAAGCAATAAAAATTGCTAAAAAAAGAGGCTATGCAATTGCAATTGGTCATCCTCATTCAATGACTATAAAAGTTTTAAGAGAATCAAAACATTTATTAAAAGATGTTGAACCTATATTTATAAATAAACTTCCATATCTTTAA
- a CDS encoding DNA-processing protein DprA, with the protein MINQISFNIPELENMKKYPSELFYIGNTNLLKKKKISIIGTRRPSTYTKEFTHKLASKLSSFDICIVSGAAMGVDAISHIAAGYDNTIAVVANGLDIRYPSVNKNLISGIEQKGLMLSAYKTGEKARNYTFVLRNEIVVALGDILIVTQADIKSGSLTSVNYALKMGKKVYTLSHRINESLGTQELVKKGLVEVIYDIDEFLQTITNKLPSLKQNDEILHFCDTNPSYEEAISKFGDAILEYELEGKIRIENAKVSII; encoded by the coding sequence ATGATTAATCAAATTTCATTTAATATTCCCGAATTAGAAAATATGAAAAAATATCCAAGTGAACTTTTTTATATTGGAAATACAAATCTTTTAAAAAAGAAAAAAATATCTATAATAGGTACTAGAAGACCCTCAACTTACACAAAAGAGTTTACTCATAAACTTGCATCAAAATTATCAAGCTTTGATATTTGTATAGTTAGTGGTGCTGCTATGGGTGTTGATGCTATTTCTCATATTGCAGCAGGTTATGATAATACAATTGCTGTTGTTGCAAATGGCTTAGATATACGTTATCCAAGTGTAAATAAAAACTTAATCTCAGGAATCGAGCAAAAAGGATTAATGCTTTCAGCTTATAAAACAGGTGAAAAAGCACGTAACTATACTTTTGTTTTAAGGAATGAAATAGTCGTAGCTTTAGGAGATATTTTAATAGTAACCCAAGCTGATATTAAATCAGGAAGTTTAACTTCTGTTAATTATGCTCTTAAAATGGGGAAGAAAGTATATACTTTATCTCATAGAATTAATGAAAGTTTAGGAACACAAGAACTTGTAAAAAAAGGCTTAGTTGAAGTTATTTATGACATTGATGAATTTCTACAAACTATTACGAATAAACTTCCATCATTAAAACAAAATGATGAAATACTTCACTTTTGTGATACAAATCCAAGTTATGAAGAAGCTATAAGTAAGTTTGGTGATGCAATATTAGAATATGAACTTGAAGGTAAAATAAGAATTGAAAATGCAAAAGTGTCAATAATATGA
- a CDS encoding sensor domain-containing diguanylate cyclase — MKRRIYFYYLIFNIIVVSFFSIYLYASYIQKKSLVTEQTKLTSLLISEWIKGSFLASDYVLRDIIDKVPVSALKYPASNLVEHDRISKLIVKKSQTLAHSNGVGLNDENCIITHTPSIVGFDASKREWCYKPMSNPKFETYVSNMFMSNINEMMVIQVRKFPDNKGLAGIGVNLSFFSQWVEKVKLGRNGIISIVDSNLNLLARQPLILEALGKEVKSSIVKNFITSNEKSMIYSNASPLDNKERLYSVRKVENLPFIVVVGEANEDWLDNWHMQVFISILITLLLWVMAWIILRHYSHILSQKSELERISITDQLTKLYNRHKLNDVLQSEFNRAQRIDYSFTVIIIDIDDFKLINDTYGHNAGDNILKELAQLLKDNIRITDTLGRWGGEEFLIIIPQGENKNEEILAQKLRSKIEKHSFSNVPKLTASFGISQYKKGYSINDLIKNADDALYEAKGNGRNQVRIKNI; from the coding sequence ATGAAAAGAAGAATTTATTTCTATTATCTTATATTTAATATAATCGTTGTTTCTTTCTTTTCTATTTATTTATACGCTTCTTATATTCAAAAAAAGTCTCTTGTAACTGAACAAACAAAATTAACAAGTCTTCTAATAAGTGAATGGATAAAAGGCTCATTTTTAGCATCTGATTATGTACTAAGAGATATTATTGATAAGGTTCCTGTTTCTGCATTAAAATATCCAGCAAGTAATCTTGTTGAGCATGATAGAATATCAAAACTTATAGTTAAAAAAAGTCAGACTTTAGCTCATTCAAATGGTGTAGGACTTAATGATGAGAACTGCATTATTACACACACTCCATCAATTGTAGGTTTTGATGCTAGTAAACGTGAATGGTGTTATAAACCTATGAGTAATCCTAAATTTGAAACTTATGTTTCTAATATGTTCATGAGTAATATCAATGAAATGATGGTTATTCAAGTACGTAAATTTCCAGACAATAAAGGCTTAGCTGGTATTGGTGTTAATTTATCATTCTTTTCACAATGGGTAGAAAAAGTTAAGTTAGGTAGAAATGGAATAATCAGTATAGTTGATAGTAATTTAAATCTTTTAGCTAGACAACCTTTAATCTTAGAAGCTTTAGGAAAAGAAGTAAAATCATCAATTGTAAAAAATTTTATCACTTCAAATGAAAAAAGTATGATATATTCAAATGCATCACCCCTTGATAATAAAGAAAGATTATATAGCGTTAGAAAAGTTGAAAACCTTCCTTTTATAGTTGTTGTAGGTGAAGCAAATGAAGATTGGCTTGATAACTGGCATATGCAAGTATTTATTTCTATATTAATTACTCTTTTATTATGGGTAATGGCTTGGATAATCTTACGTCATTATTCACATATCTTAAGTCAAAAGAGTGAACTTGAAAGAATTTCAATAACAGACCAACTAACTAAATTATACAATCGGCACAAGCTAAATGACGTCCTTCAAAGTGAGTTTAATCGTGCCCAAAGAATTGATTATTCATTTACTGTAATAATCATAGATATAGATGATTTTAAACTTATAAATGATACTTATGGCCATAATGCTGGAGATAATATTCTTAAAGAATTAGCACAATTACTTAAAGATAATATCAGGATTACAGATACTTTAGGAAGATGGGGAGGAGAAGAATTCTTAATTATTATTCCACAAGGTGAAAATAAAAATGAAGAAATTCTAGCTCAAAAACTTAGAAGTAAAATTGAAAAGCATTCGTTTTCTAATGTTCCAAAACTTACAGCAAGTTTTGGAATTTCACAATACAAAAAAGGTTATAGTATAAATGATCTAATTAAAAATGCAGATGATGCACTTTATGAAGCCAAAGGAAATGGTAGAAATCAAGTTAGAATAAAAAACATCTAA